ttattaaattttttattaaaagagataaataaataaataaataaaaagcttcTATTCATGGGGACCTTGCTGCTAAACAAGATAAGGAAACAAGCTTCCTGTTTTCTTCAAGAAAAATACAGAAATGCAAGGATTGCCTTCAGTGATGTTACTGCTGCAGAATTGTAAGTGTATTGCCTATCAATCTATCTAAGGTGAAGGTATGAATTTTTTTGGTAGCGATAcgatataaaatcataaattttggtGTCAAAATTAGAAGTTgtgttaaaaaatcttaaattaaattattaagtttagGGAGGTGCCAGGAtaataatttttccattaaCCAAGGGACGAGGCCCTGAGTGATATTGTTGTTATTCTATTTCCAATAAATAATCTGGAAAATTAATGAAGATTTGACTATGATTTTGTGAAGATTGGCTGAAGAAGCAACAAACAATGATCCATGGGGGCCTGATGCTAGAACAATGACTAAGATATCTGAGGCATCTTTTAACATGAATGATTATTGGAGAATTGTTTATGTTCTACACAAAAGGTAATGCAACAGTTTGGTTAAGTTACAATTTagagataatattttatattataaaaaatttcaattatttgattttttttacttataaaataagagattacatcaaattcaattaaaatcaaataaaaaaaatattgttatcaattttttcgaattttttttagtaCCATAATTAATATGGTGTAGGTTGGATCACATTGATTGGAAGCATTGGAGACAGTCGTACAAAACATTGACACTCCTTGAGTTCTTACTAACTCATGGCCCTACAACTATTGCTGAAGAATTTCTCTGTGATTCTGAGGTTATTGAAGAGCTTGGAACTTTTACACATGTTGATGAGAATGGGTAATCTTTGATTcttttcaacttctttttggattttgtaTTTAGTGTAAGTAAACCTGAATATTgatctaattctaaaaatcaacttcatcaatttgattctagttaatttgattataaagTCAATAATCTGAATTAAAAAACCTAGAAttaaactaaacctaaaactatTTGAACTTTAAGCAAGAGCGAAGTCcgaaaatattatttgaaaacaaaattaagttatatatttttacaatagtaaaaatatattttcatcattttaatagtctatatctttattatttttaaaagattaattttttttttcgtttttcgAGACCGTGCtagaaatttttcattttatgggCCGAGTCCCCTGCCTGCCTTGACCTGAAGCGATTAGAACTGAAATGATTCAAACCTGTCGTATGGACAACAAGAGGCTAAAATCCGAATGACCCgaacaccaaaaagaaaaaaggaaagctCTTTTTGGTGTGCTTAACGTTTATATTATTGTTTCACTGTTAGGTTCAATTGGGGTCTAAACATGCAGAAAAGATCAGATAAAATCCTAGAACTGCTAGGAGGAGGGGAAGCATTAACACAAGCAAGATTAAAAGCCCtgaaaacaacaaaagaaatcaAAGGATTTGGCAATACAACAACTCCATCTCctccatcatcatcaacatcTTCTTCAGATTCATCAAGAGCTTCCACTTCGTCATTCGGCTCATTTTTCACATCAGTTTCCACACTCGCTGACATAAACGATCCCCACATGGACAATTTGGAAACCCCAATATTGGCTAAAAATGAAAGCTCTTTTGATGAGGAGAAAGCTCTTGAATTCCCCTCATCAGAGGATGAAAGTTTCAAGTGCATGCACCTTTGGGATTGCCCTCCCATTCCTGAAAAAGGGTCTTTGCTAGAATCTGATGGAAGTGAAGAAAACGACACCAAATCAGAAGGTTTCATCACTGATATCTGCTCCAAACTTGGAATCAGTCCTTCAAAAACAACTGCTGTTGCTGCTCAAAAAATGGCTTTCAGGAGCTTTTCTGATGCTGGAAATGTTgccaaaaataaatttggtcGCCAGTTTTCTCTgagattttgattaatttatgttttcttttttaaaaatggaaaaaagcaTATGTGcttatttaaattatagtatacttttgttgtatatatacataaatttgacTTGTAAGTAACAAATATACTTTATCAGTGTCTTGTACCAGTTTGCAAGGCAGGATTAATGGATTAGACTTGTATGCCTAAAGAAATAGCAAAGTTTGATagtttcttcttttgtttttataattgttttctgCGAAATCAGAATTTTCTTCAAGACACGCtataacaattataaaaatttaaagtgattcaatcataattttatcatgtttaatttataattcattattttgaaggaattaaatagaatttctttttcatatttaggGAGCTACATTGGTAATTTACCATATattatctttcaattttattatttttaaagagattgaactaaaattttacatttttaaggTGGCCAAAGCTCCTGACAGCCCCTAGCTTTacttttggtatatatatacacaccaggtattattttatctttttattcttttataagaTATAAGAGTTGTTCACAGATCAAACTTGAGATTGATATAATcgaaaactatttttttgaagTAAAAATGTGTTGATGATAATTAGTAAAGAAAAGAGTGTCATTACACCCACCCACCGAAGAAACCGATTGGTCAAGCACATTGGTGCCATAATTGAAACTATTGGaaacagaaaagaaacaaaacaacaaaagcAAGAAAACCACACTAAACAgattgagaaagaaaaacataatCAGCAAATAGATGAAATGGCACCCCACGAAATCCACAAACAATCACCACTAGTCTGAAAATCGAGCAACTCCTCTTCCCATCTCAACCGACGATGGCATCTcgacaatttagtccaacatgCTCTTGCTACTCTGGCCACATCAAAGTACCAAAGATGAACCATTTCTCCGGCATTAGAAAACCCATGTAacgcccgtttttagtgaaataaaaaaaagtagttttgagaccacaaaccTGATgagaactttttattttatgattattttaatgtctacagtatgttaataatatcttataaaaaattgttaagaaaatttgacgtttgcatgcttaatttagtaaaaaggactaaatcgtaaaaggtacaaaagtagagttctataagttaaaggAGTCTAATTGTTCTGAAATTTAAATGTGAGtggatttaaatggtaattagacaaTTTATGTGGATAGTGGACATCCAGGgcattattcaaattattaatttttttaaaggataaaaaggtaaatgagtaaataaagattaaattaattaaaacaaagtgttcatcttcttcatttgatgaaCCAAAACTGATTTTGGCCATTAGAGAATAGGGAGCTTTCGGTTGAGCTAGAGTTGTGTGCATGGTGAGTTTTCAAGCCCcgcttttaatgatttttatgtttttatgatcgttgtagcttaatctagctagtttggggactaatttgtaaaatttttaaatatttagggtttggccatgaatttttattattattcttgaattttaatgaaaaattatgagTCATTgtagataaataaacaagttttgtaaagtattttttgatgaaaatgacatttagggacttatttgtaaacgTAGCAAAATATcatggttaaattgtgaaatgatgatttgtatGAGTTGATATGGGTTCATGATAAATTCAGTTAGCATGATTTAGGGATGATAATGCTTAGATTTTAATTTACGagtttaataactaaattgtaaaaagactaaaatgttAGGGGGAAATTGTAATTATGTATAAATGTGgattatggattgaattgaatgtttgagatggattgaaacacttaattgaatataattgtttatttagatcaagataaatctcAATCGGATCTAAACCTAGGAAAGATGAAAATCACGAATTAGCTCGATCGTTCTTTTACACTCTAGTTGTCgatgtaagttcatagtatttctATACGTAATTGAATTTCTACTTGTTTGTTTACAATATAGTTATGTAATTATTTGCTTACACTTAATTATTCCTagaattgcacatacgtgcccctgtttgtacttcggtacccttgaATTGTacatatgtgcccctgtttACACTTTGATAACTTCAAATcgagtaaaataaaagttgCATTCAATTATTGTTAAGTTAAAAGATTTACTATgttcttactaagctctataagCTTATATGTTTTTGTGTATTGTTTTGTAGATCGTTATTGATGACTTTTGGACGGATCGAATCTTTGACTCACACTATCCACCGATGTTGAGAGTTCTTGTGCTCCTTAGGGTTGTGGCTATATAGATTGCTATGGTACATTTTGACAAAATACTAAACTATGTTGTTAGGTACTTTACTAAGGTTGTAAATAGGTATCTTTTTGGTACAATTAGAATGATATGAAAGTATACACTTGTGGTTTGTTTTGGCTTGTTGGTGAATTAAGTTGCTATGCTAGAAATGGTCTTAATCGTTGTGTGTTTTAAGATGATATGGAATTGGTTGTGTATGTTGGAAGTAAGGTTAATTATGCATATGTGTTGGTAAGTTtgtttgattgtgattgaggtgccttacAAGGCACattggttgaatggattttGGAtcttttgaattggttaaattaaGCATGTTTTGGTAGGTTTTTGGTGTATTGATCATATGTGTATATGGCTTGTAAGTACTTGTTGGAATGGGTGAAAggaatggcttgattttggccaatttcttgtccacacagcCAAAGACACGGGCATATGTctcacggcctagcacacggcctgacacacgttTGTGTAaggccatttcgagagttacacgacctggcacacgggtgtgtggcttggccctatgacccaagtcagagtGTTACATgggcatggacacgggctgggacacggtcgtgtgtccctattttgattgttacacgacctgagacacgggcgtgtgtcttagtcgTGTGAGTcatacggccatgtgacccttgcagtttgaatttttcaaactttttcctTAGTGTTTCAAAtgttctcgatttagtcccgaatcatttctaaagtgattctaaggccttgagggcttgaataagggacaatatacatgtatattattAGGTTAGGCTATGTCTattgaaatgtttggaaatgaatgattttaagttaagtttatttggtaatgctctataactcTAATCtggtgacggatatgggttaggggtgttacaacctaCCTCATTCCCAAACTAGCATTACCCTTTGATCCCTCTCTACTGCTAATTTCACCTACCCTGGAGCTTCCTCTACCCAAACCCAAAGCTCATTGAACCTCATTCCCTTCTCCGCTATTATGTATGTCGTACGATTCCCTTGACGAGGTATGACCAAAACTCTATCGATAGAAAATTATTATCCCTTATCCTAATTTCCTTTATCAAGACGCTAATGTTCGACTTATCTTCCTCAAAAGCCCTTAATTTCTTAATGACAGTTAATGTACCCCTTCGTAATTTACTTCTGAAAGACTAACTCCTTTGCCAAAACTACGGCACTACGACATGCCGTTACCTCTGCCGCCGTCGAATCTGCCACATTTTCGTATGGGTAAGTCCCTGCCACCATCAATAACCTCTCATTATTCCTAACTACTATACCAACTATTGCCTTCTTTGTAAACTGGTTATAAGTAGcatcaaaatttacttttattgaATCCATTGCTAGCAATTCCCAAATGAGGCCATATGCCTGTTGTAATTGTGGCAATACATGTTCCAAACTATTTACCTCTTAcatataagattttataaacacAACTACCCCATTCACAATTTGATTAATTCCTTTATTGTAGACTCTATTTTGATTAAACCACAATGCTCAAAATGTGACCACCCATAATCTACATGTGTCCATTGTATTGTTAATGAACTATTTAGCTAACCATCGCTTCCAATTGTTTTCATTGTTGGATGAGGAAAACAACACCTCCAAATCTCACAAAACTTGGACATGACTGGACACTCTCGAAACAAGTGCTTGATTGATTCTTCAGCCCCTTGACAAACAAGACAACAACTCCCCCTTACCACGCTCCAAATGACAAGATTATTAAGAGTAGGCAAAAAAATTAGCTATTTTCCATCATGTAAACGTAATTTTACTAGCAACATTAAGTTTCCAAAGCTTTGTGCAAAAAGCTTTCAAATCTATATATTGGTCTGTAGCAACAATTTCTTCCCCATCCCCACCTTTACCCTTGGCCATAAGCCACTTGTATCCACTTTTTACCAAATATTCCCCTGTATTATCCCCTCGCCACACGAACTTATCTATCTGGGCAAACCTCAATTGTAACAGCTCATTTCtcaatggtgtcaaaaataatggtttcgagaccacaactCTAACATgtcaatttgtaaatattaattatttaatattgataAGGTCATTagtgtcatattaaaatttggttatgaaattttatcgTAAAAGTTTACTAAATAGCTATGGAAaggtaattaagtaaaaaggactaaatcgtaaaagttgtgAAAGTTTActtctattagttaaaattactaaatagctatggaaaggtaattaaaaggactaataGGGTGATTTAAGCTAAAAGAGTTGTAATGGACGGGTTTAGGTGTTTAAAaggcatgaaatttgattatataataaagggtaaattagtacttagtcaaataaatgataagagcaaaaatgaaaatgaaaatatcatcttctttattaaGTTTAGAATCGAAAACCCTAGAGAAGGAGGAAGAACATGCAACCAAGCCTTGGCTTTGTGATTAGATAAGCAAATCTTgcccatttttaatatttttttatgtttttgagctcgtattagtttaatttagctaacctaaggactaatttgtaaaactgtcaaatttttcaaaaatttccatTGATGAGTTTGAGTTATTCAcgaatttttatgaaatattattgagtTTTGTTGTTAgttaggactattttgtaaaggagtttttgaagattttaatgttaaaggactaaattgctaaaagTGATAAACCACGAGGATTTGATGTGAATTAACAGCAAATAGGAGCTGTAGAGAGGCCCTTATATATTTGGCCAAGCGTAAATGTGAGTAAAAATAGTTactttgcatgttttgggcttaaggactaaatttcacAAAAGTAAAATGACggggggtaattttgtaaaaatgtctaAAAGacctaattgcataaaatgatgTAAGATTGCTAttgatttagttaatttaatgaaattattattttagatcaataacGTGTTGATATTCGAGGAACGGAAAAAGTAGCTGAGTAGTCCCTGTACTTTGGTTGTTGCTACAAATCAGTCTGGTAAGTTCATactattttctttatatttataaCGATTCTTACATATtaccaaattattaaaatttgatctaatgttgtattttatccatttaatgtttaaataataaatgagtATAGTGAGTACGTGGTGTACCTGAAATAGTAGGCTTTGGGCCAGTGATAATTTAGCAGCCTTTGAACTGGTGATCATTTAGCAAGTACTATGTACCATTGATACAGACCGTAGCGATGGCTTgagatcctgcatgtgttgcagattctcTATAGCTTATGTGAGTAGCATGTGAGCCGATTAAAGATCTAAAGTTAACTCGAATGAGTGATACCCTTTCGATTACCTGAGATGAGATATTATTAGAACAATGACTTTGTTTATGACCATTTATCATGAGGCATTTTGATGACATGAATTATCCAAGTATAGTTGTTTTTGGAAAGTTGAAATAATAGTAATAGGGAATACGTTTTGAATTATCGTACTGTTCAATACTCATCTGTTGTGAGCTGTGATTGACAGGAACTTAATTTCTTGTTCTTATACATTGTTTTGTTAGGTTTAAATCTGATAAGATGATCATCTAAtcattgaacttactaagctttcgtAAGCTTAGTTGTGTCTTATCCCTTTTCTTGTAGATTACAATTTGTGGATGGAAGTTCGGATCAACTCGTAGAATCACACTATCTTGAGGActcttttggtagattttgtaaacatttggcttatatggcatgtaatagggcCAATAGGTATGATGTTATATTTCATAGCTATGTGGGATGTTTGGTACGCTTGATGTTTAAATGATAGTCCTTGTGATATATTTGTTAAACTTTAAGTAAGCTTGTGTCTGTGGACATGAAGTGGTAAAGGTCGTGTAGGTTGGTATGAATGTGTTTGAAATGGATTAGATTAGGTGTATGTTATGACCCATAAATGACTGCTTTGGTAATGAGTAGTATGAGCATTCTAATGTGTTTTGGTATATGATACCTTGGTGTGGTTTAGATGAATGACATGTTTTAGTTGTCTTAAGGTGTGGTTATAGACTTGTGAACATTGTAATGTGTTTTGGTAATTACATGTTTTAGTTGTCTTAAGGTGTGGTTATAGACTTGTGAACATGtgctatgaatttatttatgtacTTGTGCAATTAGGTGAGGAATAAGCATGAAATTGGTCACTTTTAGGCACACACGGCTTGGGACACGGGCAacccacatgggcgtgtgtcccaAGCATGTTAAGTGTAGGGTTCACTCGGGTtgggacacatggctgtgtgacccaagtcagagagttacacaacctatgcacacgggcgtgtgaggtggcacacgggcgtgtaggaCAGCTACACAACCATCTCTAGAGCCACACGGTCTGGgctctgtcacacggccgtgtgacctctatagtggaatttttttgtttttccctaGAAGtcctaatttgatttgaattgatCCCTAATTGttcttaaactatttttagagCCTCGTAGGCTTGAATTAAGGCCCGTAAGTGTATGCTATATTCCATacttgaattatatatgtatttgttaaatttatttaataaatgcatgctatttattataaaaatgtttcgATTTGTTCGGTAACATTCCGTAATCCTATTTCGACGATGAAAatgggttatgggtgttacatcgATAGTGGAATGAACAAAATTCTATTAACCTGATCGCGGTCAAAGAGATGGCTCAACACATCGAACTTCTAGGTATAAGAACTCACATATATCAAGTTAgccataaaagtaaaattaatattaatgaaTTGACCCATCGTTCTCCCTTGTCCAGGCCCCGGCAACCAAAAATCCCTCAAATTGTTGATTGTTGCACCACTGGCCACCTTTCATCCCCCACCTTCTTCTAACACCCTACGCGGCGCCCAAATACTCTTCCACATATATGAAgggtaatattttaatttagcatTCATAAAATCACTCCCCTAATACTACTTAGCTTTCATTACCCGTGCTAGCAAACTATCTGGCTTTATCAATAATCTCCAAGCTTGTTTCGCTAATAACGCTACATTAAAAACACCAAAATCTCGAAAACCTACTCCACCCTCAGATTTCGGCCTACACAACAAATTCCACTAGCACCAATGAAtccctttttcattttattattgcgCCACTAAAACTTACTAATGATACTCTCTGGTTCACGACAAAGCGTAATTGGTAATAAAAAGCATTACATAGCATAAATCAGGATTGCTTGTAAAAAATACCTCTTTACCCCTTATAGAAAGGTGTCGCACACTCCAACTTTCTATACGTTTTAAGAGCCTCTCCTTAAACCACACAAATGCCTCATTCTTTCTCCTGTTGATTATTATTGGTAAGCCTAAATACTTTTCTGGGTTACTTGAGATCCGAACCCCCAAAATATCTCCAATTTGATCCTTTGTTCTTCTATCAACATTTTTGCTGAAATAAACcaacaatttatcaaaattgatcACTTGTCCAGAAACACCTTCATATTgcaataaaatttctttcatttcaacCACTCTCTCCTCCTTTACCTCCCCAAATCGAATACTATCAtcgttaaaaaataaatgcgtCATCGTCAAATCTCGTCTCCCCAACCTCTCACCTCTAATCGTCTCCCCACACTTCTGCTTCCGTAAAATTAACGAACAATTCTTTGTTCATACTCTCCGAGATAGCAGGCATGATCCCAGCCAGCACACGTTCAACAATCTGCAATCGAAGAAGCTATAAATAACTCTCTAAAATAATCAGATGCTACCTCAGTCATTTGTCTTTCCTCCGTTACCCATACTCCATCCTTATATTTCAATCCTCTAGTGGTATTCTTCTTCCCACAACAAGAAGCAAAATTATGCAAAAAAATCGTATTCTAATCACCAAATTTGAACCAATTAGCTCTCGCCCTCTGCTCCCAAAATAGTACTTCTTTATCAGCCTCCATATTCAAAGCAAGTTTAACATCAATCAACTCCATCAAACTATCCTCATCAGGTTCAACTGAGATCAACACTTCTAGTCTAGAATTAAACTCCTTCACTTTCTGATTCTTGTGTATTTGATCTTCCCTCGCCCATTGGTTCAATTCCATTCCCAATTCTTCTAACTTCATTGGTACATAAAACCTAGAGGAGTCCCAAAATACCTTAATGTGTGTTTCATAAGATTCCTCAAAAATCCAATTCACATTGAATTGGAACTGTGAATTAACCCATCCCCTCTGATTATTTCTATTACACACATTATCCACCAAAATCAGacaatgataaaaaaaaaacatgcttCAAATTCTTAATAGAAAACCCGAGAAATAACTCCTACCAAGCCAAATTGGCCACCCCCTATCCAGACATTCACGCACATTATTATTTGGCATTCGCCCCATTTCCCAAGTAAATCATTACTGGAGAAACCCATATCACTCAAATCGCATTCTTCTAGCGCATTCTGAAACctcatcatttttctttcatttcacaATCATCCTCCTCGCTTctcaaaagaaaacata
This genomic window from Gossypium raimondii isolate GPD5lz chromosome 10, ASM2569854v1, whole genome shotgun sequence contains:
- the LOC105775915 gene encoding epsin-3, yielding MGTLLLNKIRKQASCFLQEKYRNARIAFSDVTAAELLAEEATNNDPWGPDARTMTKISEASFNMNDYWRIVYVLHKRLDHIDWKHWRQSYKTLTLLEFLLTHGPTTIAEEFLCDSEVIEELGTFTHVDENGFNWGLNMQKRSDKILELLGGGEALTQARLKALKTTKEIKGFGNTTTPSPPSSSTSSSDSSRASTSSFGSFFTSVSTLADINDPHMDNLETPILAKNESSFDEEKALEFPSSEDESFKCMHLWDCPPIPEKGSLLESDGSEENDTKSEGFITDICSKLGISPSKTTAVAAQKMAFRSFSDAGNVAKNKFGRQFSLRF